The window atttaaatcgcaaccagattttaaaaacttattaaTTAGCGACATTCCACATTCAACACAGAAATGTGTTATTTTAGGCCCTTGCACTGTGTCAGTACCTGGAATCAAACCAACATGAAATCAACCTCAGAGACAAGAAAGTGCTTGAAATTGGAGCTGGAACTGGCCTGGTGTCCATAGTGGCAAGTATACTAGGTTGGtaattttgttacaaagttacattgtGGTTTTTTTAGCAATACCTCCTGTGTCCATTCCTCTTTCATCCTTCCGTGCACCCCCATTCACACACATACTGAAGCACTTTTCTATccacactggttgacatccaatTTAGGTTGCCCAGGAGTAGTCCTATGCCATGGATAATTTGCCACATTTCACccaaatttcagtaggactacttgaGTAATTTATTCTGAGGTCAGTCCTACTTCCTTCTCCAACGAAATCTTCCTACCAGCATCACATATCAAATCAGTCTTCATATACTAGCTGTATGCTGACATTTTACATTTCTGAACAGTCGGAATTTTATTACACTTTAGTAGCTGAGGCAATGACTCAAGCCAGAGTTCTTAAAACCAACAGGTGCAGAGAATTCAAACACTACAGCCTACATGCAGCTCAGCTTCCCTCTTCCTTCATTTTGACAGCTTTATCTGAGTGGAGAGTACATTTTTTACTGAATCACATTTCCTACTGAAAATCTGTATTTTGTCCATCTATCTATAAGTGTATATAAATGCCATAGATTATTATCCAAATTGAGAATGGCTACATTTATTAACCTGTAGGTAGAGTCCAAATAAGAGCTTATTTTTTCTGCTTTTCAATCACACCTTTTGCAAATGTTACTGAAACCAGCTGCCCTGACCTTAAAAGATGTAGGTGCACATGTAGAGAAGATATTCTCTTTCTAGATGGATAATGCTAATTATTCATTCATGGCAGAGGGTGATCTGCAGAGTTTTATCCAGAGGCTATTGTATTCCTTTAGTTCCTTTTGCTTGCACCTGCTGTCTGCAGAGAAGCCAAGCGGTAATTATTACACTGAACATAATAGAAACAGTTAACCTGAAGGAAGAGACAGGCTAGATTATATACTGACTACAATTTTGTTCCGTTACAGGTGCCTTTGTCACAGCTACTGATCTACCAGAAGTACTTGCAAATTTGGAATACAATATTTCAAGAAACACACAAGACGCAAATGTCCCCAAGCCTGAAGTTAAAAAGCTCATTTGGGGAGAGAATCTCAATGAAGACTTCCCCAAGTCAACCCACCGTTATGATTTTGTTATAGCTACTGATGTTGTGTATCACCATACTGCTCTGGAGCCTCTGCTAGCCACAATGGGTTACTTGTGTCAGCCTGGGACAATCTTGTTATGGGCAAACAAATTCAGATTCAGCACAGATTATGACTTTTTGGACAGATTCAGCAACATATTCAATATCACACATCTAGCAGAATTTCCAGAGTCAAATGTCAAGCTGTTCAAAGGCACATTAAGAGAAAATTAAAATCTGAAAAAAATTCTGATCCAATGGTAACAGCCTCAAGATTACAAAGCAATAGTACTTACAAGTAACACCCTCTGTTTCATTATGGTCtggtccattttaaaaaaagaagtacataggaacataagaagctgccatatacagagtcagaccgtaggtccatctagctcagtatggcagaggcttctccaagattgtaggcaggaatctctctcaaccctatcttggagatgccagggagggaacttggaatctagatacTAGTTGTGAAAGTCTACTTGCTCACCTGTGGGAGAGGATAACTATCAATTTTAAAGTGTTTATATGAACACAATACTTAATTATCACGTGCTATCCCAGTTTGTGTGTGCAAGAGGTATGAAATGCATAGCTTCTAGCTCTGAATGCACTTTACCTCTGCATGCAATCTGCATACATACTCTACATACAATGATTCACAGGGCATGgactaggcctgtgcatgatCAAGTATCAGATCCAAGCCGTGATAAGTATTGAAATCAGATTTTGAGACCCTTGCAAATATCAGATATGGTATCATCAGATTTCTAATTGGAAATCTGATAAAAATCAGGGGGAAATCGCCACAGTGGGAAAAGAATAAAACCATAATCCAgaaatggctgggcagagagctctgaaatttggcacagatgtagttCAGAAtaacaggactctgtgtatttaagtAAATTGGTCCatgcattgatttttaatgattttttaagaaTCAAGTCAAAATTGTACTCACATCTGAGAATCATGGTAGAAAAGTGATGTCACATCAGAGGATCACAGGGAATGTCACCTGCACTGCTGGCACTTTGCAGATCTCAGCTGCTGCAATTATGGTTCCCTGAAACTTTTTTTTAGGTTTGATAAAAGTGTTCTTGCAGAGCATCATTTTTTCAGGTTTGACAAAATGGTGGTGTTGTGCAAGAACATATTGCCACACCTCCccaaaaccccaacagtggctaTTATGGTTCCCCAAACGTGTTCTCCCACACCTATCCTACTGCAAAGACaaccaaaggtggggggggagcctTTGAAAACCATAATGGCAGCGGATAGGGAGTGGTTTGGGTTTGgtgacagggatgtgcacagaacaagatttgaatcacagcacatccctCACAcagggagaagagcaggtccatacttgctccTCCAACACTTGCCCCAAGGCTATCATTGTGCACTTTTGCAGGAAttctcccagctgccctcgcATGACACCAGCACATGGGTGTGCGGccgccatttgcatagtcagcataTGCAAGTGAccactgcgcatgcatggaggccatgtgtgtgctggtgtcacATGAGGGCGGCTGGGAGATTCCTTGCCGGTGCACAATAATAGTTGGAGGGAGCGCCCCCAAACTTCCTGTGGCAgcgagcagtggaggagcaggtatggacctgctctcctctctgttaaAGATGTAGGGGATGTGCTGCTCGAATTGTGTTTCACAGACTTCCCTATTTGGCGAGGTGTTCTTGCACAAAGAAGTCAAATGGCAGAAGCTGGCAGCCATTTTTCAAACTCTAATTGGGGGGGAAATTGCTCTAACTCTCTAAAGCAGGGTTCTTTCTAATTTGTTTCATCtgcgtgcagaatgagttttattctgggcggcagtatcaaggcagtgagtgcacacctgcattcagaggggggggggccttccctgagcggtatctaaaattaactgagtggacatcaaaaaatgtattTCCAACACCATTTTGTCTTCTGGTagtcctgcccgcccgccccaatATTGCAATAGTTATTGCAACAATTCCAATCTAAAATGGATTTTGAATATTCCAGTATCTCCAATATCAATGATAATGTTCCAGTATTGCTATCGGATATACCCGATGTACAGGTGTAGCAAGCACACCACTCAAGTGCACTATCACATTGTAAGCATTTtagtaaaatgttttgtattaggCTTGAAAACTTAACTGGAATGCCACAGTAATGGCTCTAGCTCCAACTGTTGCTAAAACAAAGGAGACGGCCATTTTTATTCTACAGCAAGTCCCCACTGACTACACAAAGCACCCATTAAACCAAATTGGCTGTAGTGTAACACAAGATATGCA of the Hemicordylus capensis ecotype Gifberg chromosome 3, rHemCap1.1.pri, whole genome shotgun sequence genome contains:
- the METTL21C gene encoding protein-lysine methyltransferase METTL21C, coding for MISTQHHLFPKAAQTIMEEELLEEAAGLQDSTESSPTSDSGPRTFKILQKWVPRASYYFDKEHYCYAGHQITIQESIESLGAVVWPGALALCQYLESNQHEINLRDKKVLEIGAGTGLVSIVASILGAFVTATDLPEVLANLEYNISRNTQDANVPKPEVKKLIWGENLNEDFPKSTHRYDFVIATDVVYHHTALEPLLATMGYLCQPGTILLWANKFRFSTDYDFLDRFSNIFNITHLAEFPESNVKLFKGTLREN